In Macadamia integrifolia cultivar HAES 741 chromosome 12, SCU_Mint_v3, whole genome shotgun sequence, the following are encoded in one genomic region:
- the LOC122057685 gene encoding cytochrome P450 714C2-like, producing the protein MELKVLWSLCLVIICSCLFGYMYIIAWVKPERLREKLRRQGIRGPPPSFFLGNVPEMKKIQSLVASSNSISKDVRIINGDIAAHDYTSTLFPYFEHWKKQYGPIYMYSTGSRQHLYVNRPDLVKEISQSSSWELGKPLYVGKALGPMLGNGILRSNGHVWAHQRKIIAPEFFMDKVKGMVGLMVESGLALIGKWEKRVMESQGGIADLKVDDDLRNFSADVISRACFGSSYSQGKQIFSKLRTLQHTMSEQGFLFKATSFRYYIWSF; encoded by the exons ATGGAATTAAAGGTTTTATGGAGCTTGTGTCTGGTCATTATTTGTAGCTGCTTGTTTGGATACATGTACATCATTGCGTGGGTAAAGCCTGAGAGGCTTCGAGAGAAGCTGAGGAGACAAGGTATCAGAGGGCCtccaccttctttctttttaggGAATGTCCCTGAGATGAAGAAGATCCAATCACTGGTGGCATCATCCAATTCCATTTCCAAGGATGTTAGGATCATTAATGGAGATATCGCAGCCCACGATTACACCTCTACTCTCTTCCCATATTTTGAACATTGGAAAAAACAATACG GTCCAATATACATGTATTCAACAGGGAGCAGGCAACACTTATACGTGAATCGCCCAGATCTAGTGAAGGAGATAAGCCAGTCTTCGTCTTGGGAATTAGGTAAGCCGTTATATGTAGGTAAAGCACTTGGGCCCATGCTGGGTAATGGCATTTTAAGGTCCAATGGTCATGTTTGGGCCCATCAGAGAAAAATCATTGCACCCGAGTTCTTCATGGACAAGGTTAAG GGTATGGTGGGCCTTATGGTGGAGTCTGGGTTGGCATTGATCGGCAAATGGGAGAAGCGAGTAATGGAATCTCAAGGAGGGATTGCTGACTTAAAGGTGGACGACGATTTGAGGAACTTCTCAGCGGATGTCATCTCTAGAGCTTGCTTCGGGAGTAGCTATTCGCAGGGCAAGCAGATTTTCTCAAAGCTCAGGACCCTTCAACATACAATGTCCGAGCAAGGCTTTCTGTTCAAGGCAACGAGCTTTAGGTATTATATATGGTCCTTCTAA